A genomic region of Candidatus Thermoplasmatota archaeon contains the following coding sequences:
- a CDS encoding UbiA family prenyltransferase: MLAEYFKLVRSFNLALTAIAPVLGALAMAPENICCLALFVLFLIGACSHVYGFVLNDYLDVRVDKLTRELKDRPLVSGTIKKSASLKLAFSALLLSWILTLFFYQNLTQWLKLLLLLIIADSLATTYNFTSKKLPAMDFSVACAVYFLIIFGSATVSFNLTALAVIVALIGFAQVLYMNMINGGLKDIDHDWLANAKTVAVKLGTRVIGNNLKIPSGLKACAYSIITFHAVLIFSPFAIANLNFCYWQIAVLTVFLLLEIYFASKLLFMKKFNRQVIRKNIGLEVIFMYALAPLVLSSINVYISLLALVPPSGFVISNLVLHKSALKPKTM, from the coding sequence ATGTTAGCTGAATATTTTAAACTTGTCAGGTCTTTTAATTTAGCGCTTACAGCTATTGCCCCCGTGCTGGGAGCACTTGCTATGGCTCCGGAAAACATTTGCTGCCTAGCTCTTTTTGTGTTGTTCTTAATAGGCGCTTGCTCGCATGTCTATGGGTTTGTACTTAACGATTATTTAGATGTTAGAGTTGACAAGCTAACGAGAGAGCTGAAAGACAGACCGTTGGTTAGTGGGACAATAAAAAAATCAGCATCTTTAAAATTAGCGTTTTCGGCACTACTACTCAGTTGGATACTAACCTTGTTCTTCTATCAGAATCTTACTCAATGGCTTAAATTGCTCCTCCTCCTAATAATTGCAGATTCGTTAGCTACCACCTATAATTTTACAAGTAAAAAATTACCTGCCATGGATTTTTCTGTTGCATGCGCTGTCTACTTTCTAATTATTTTCGGCTCTGCAACAGTCTCTTTTAATTTAACCGCGCTCGCTGTTATTGTTGCGCTAATTGGATTTGCTCAAGTACTTTATATGAATATGATTAATGGGGGACTAAAAGATATAGATCATGATTGGCTCGCAAATGCAAAAACCGTAGCTGTTAAACTCGGTACGAGAGTTATTGGCAATAACTTAAAAATTCCAAGCGGTTTAAAGGCATGCGCTTACTCCATTATAACTTTTCACGCAGTTCTAATATTTTCGCCTTTCGCTATCGCTAATCTAAATTTCTGTTACTGGCAAATTGCCGTCTTGACAGTATTTTTGTTACTTGAAATTTATTTCGCTTCTAAACTGCTTTTTATGAAAAAATTCAATCGTCAAGTTATTCGTAAGAACATAGGCTTAGAGGTAATATTCATGTATGCGCTTGCACCTTTAGTGCTAAGCTCAATTAATGTTTACATAAGCTTGCTGGCATTGGTGCCGCCTTCGGGATTTGTTATCTCTAACTTAGTGCTTCACAAGAGTGCACTGAAGCCAAAAACTATGTGA
- a CDS encoding NAD(P)/FAD-dependent oxidoreductase: MLANKAEYDIIVVGAGPAGLAAAKLTAELGAKTLIIEEHPSIGTPVQCGEVFHRYLLDKLELDNEGIVVNEPRGVRIYSPNRKLAEITVAESASSPLVMVERKNLEKRLAIQVANKGAKIITKARAVRILKENNFVVGVVVNHLGAEYELASKIVIACDGPNSSMARSAGIDVYRAIENFASCVQFQLANIEIDERIAEIYLGACAPGGYTWILPKGKKFANVGLGVSSKFGNRALKYLNEFIENDKRLCNGSIIEVNAGIVPLGGASEKLVDNGLMIVGDAARQVNPLTGGGMVFAIKAALAAGTVAVEAIANKDYSQNFLLKYEKIWNNDIGRWFPAFKKLQELVLKLSYEELDELIGRIGKLEIAGEEEPWYPALKQIFKLLLLNPKLMVKFSSIIPYFFIK; encoded by the coding sequence ATGCTTGCTAACAAAGCCGAATATGATATTATAGTAGTAGGTGCAGGACCTGCAGGATTAGCGGCTGCCAAATTAACAGCAGAACTGGGCGCTAAAACACTTATAATAGAAGAGCATCCCTCAATAGGCACACCGGTACAGTGTGGTGAAGTGTTTCATCGCTATCTGTTAGACAAATTAGAACTTGATAATGAAGGAATTGTGGTAAACGAGCCTAGGGGCGTTAGAATATATTCGCCAAATCGAAAGCTTGCTGAGATAACTGTTGCAGAAAGCGCCAGCTCACCTTTAGTTATGGTAGAACGCAAAAATTTGGAAAAGAGGTTAGCAATACAAGTTGCTAATAAAGGCGCTAAAATAATTACAAAGGCACGCGCGGTTAGGATATTAAAAGAAAATAATTTTGTAGTAGGCGTGGTTGTAAATCACTTAGGAGCTGAGTACGAGCTCGCTTCAAAGATTGTTATTGCATGTGACGGTCCTAACTCTAGTATGGCAAGGTCAGCAGGTATAGATGTTTACAGGGCAATTGAGAATTTTGCTAGCTGCGTACAGTTCCAGCTTGCAAATATAGAGATAGACGAAAGAATAGCAGAAATCTATCTTGGCGCTTGCGCTCCAGGAGGATATACTTGGATTTTGCCTAAAGGTAAGAAATTTGCAAATGTAGGTCTAGGCGTTAGCAGCAAATTTGGTAATCGCGCTTTAAAATATTTAAACGAATTTATTGAAAATGATAAAAGATTGTGCAATGGCAGCATAATTGAGGTCAATGCAGGAATTGTTCCTTTGGGCGGCGCTTCTGAAAAGCTTGTCGATAATGGATTAATGATTGTAGGCGATGCTGCTAGACAAGTGAATCCTTTGACTGGCGGAGGAATGGTATTTGCAATTAAAGCAGCGCTTGCAGCAGGTACAGTTGCGGTAGAAGCAATTGCAAATAAAGATTATTCTCAAAATTTTTTATTAAAATACGAAAAAATTTGGAACAATGATATTGGTAGGTGGTTTCCAGCATTTAAGAAATTGCAAGAGCTAGTTCTTAAACTTTCGTACGAAGAGCTTGACGAGCTTATAGGCAGAATTGGAAAATTAGAAATAGCAGGTGAAGAAGAGCCTTGGTATCCAGCACTAAAGCAAATTTTTAAGCTATTATTACTAAATCCTAAACTCATGGTAAAGTTCAGCTCAATAATACCTTATTTTTTCATAAAGTGA
- a CDS encoding DUF92 domain-containing protein: protein MENTVITIILCSTLVLIAYWRRVFDAYGCLAAFFIGLAIGILGSLLWLLMLLIFLISSFLATKFKFEYKKSRGLQEGIRGERHIGNVLTNGGVPVIIAFLKYFWRLNETIAAIMFITAIAVAAADTLASEIGVLSDKTYLIINLKKRVAPGTNGGVSLIGTSAALFASLYVAVIGCILCSIFNIELFIIPLLLGFLGCNIDSLLGATLEKKVITKGMVNYISIAISTIIAVLWTKLLF, encoded by the coding sequence ATGGAGAATACTGTTATAACAATAATTCTCTGCAGTACACTTGTGCTTATTGCCTACTGGCGAAGAGTTTTTGATGCCTATGGATGCTTAGCAGCTTTTTTTATAGGCCTTGCAATAGGTATTTTAGGCTCCTTGCTCTGGCTACTAATGTTACTTATATTCTTGATTTCTAGTTTTTTAGCGACTAAATTTAAATTTGAATATAAGAAAAGCAGAGGTCTTCAGGAAGGTATTAGAGGAGAAAGACACATAGGAAACGTGCTAACAAACGGCGGTGTACCTGTAATTATTGCATTCTTGAAATATTTCTGGCGCTTGAATGAGACTATCGCTGCAATAATGTTTATTACGGCAATTGCAGTTGCAGCTGCCGATACCTTGGCTTCAGAAATTGGTGTTCTCTCCGATAAAACCTATCTTATTATAAATTTGAAGAAGCGTGTAGCTCCTGGGACTAACGGCGGAGTCTCTTTGATAGGCACTTCTGCAGCATTATTTGCATCTTTATATGTAGCAGTTATCGGCTGCATTTTATGCAGTATTTTTAATATAGAACTTTTTATAATACCTTTATTATTAGGATTCTTAGGCTGCAATATTGATTCTTTACTTGGCGCTACTTTAGAAAAGAAAGTTATTACGAAAGGAATGGTAAACTATATCTCTATAGCAATCTCTACAATTATAGCAGTGCTATGGACAAAATTATTATTTTAA